The nucleotide sequence CCTATACATCTTCAGTGACCCTTTACCATCCTCCCCATACATCTTCAGTGACTCTCTACCACCCACTCCCCCCATACCTCATTCAGTtaccaccaccccaccccccatgACTTATTTGTAACCCCctaccatctcccccccccccccacaatatctCTTACCTCTTCATTGACCTCCTACCACCTTTATCCACCCCATACATCTTCATTGGCCCTCATCGACCCCCCCCATACATCTTCAGTGACTCTCTAACACCCACTTCAGTGACCATCAACCAACTTCAGTACCCCATACCTGTCCAATGAGCCCCTATTATTTACCCCCACATACTTCTCCAGTAATCCCTATACAgctcattaccccccccccccccccccatcttttcaTATGACCATACATCTCCAGtgactcccccacccccccaccgccTCTTCAGTTACCTCTATCACCCAcgcccctcccccatacctgttcAGTGACCCTCTCTTCATCCTAGCCCCCCATACTACCTCTTCAGTGATCTCGTACCACCCGTACATTTTCAGTGACCCTTTACCATCCTCCCCCTACCCCCATACATCTTCAGTgattctctacccccccccccccccccataaatcaTTCAGTTACCACCAAGTGTGCCTTATTTGTAACCCCCTaccatctccaccccccccccccccccaatacctctTCATTGACCTCCTACCACCTTTATCCACCCCATACATCTTCATTggccctcatccccccccccccccccatacatcttcAGTAACTCtcaaccacccccccccaagCCTCTTCAGTGACcccttaccacccccccccccaaatacttctTCAATGACCCTCTATCACTCTACCACTCCACCATACCACTTAATTGGCCCCGTGCCACCTTCTTACACCCACACCTCTTCAGTGACCTCCTACCACTTTCTACCCCCCACACCTCTTCAGTgaccctctaccccccccccccccaataaatgtTCAGTGACTCTCTACCATGCCCCCCCATACCTCTTCAGTGACCCTCTACCACCCTCCCTCGCCCCATAACTCTTCATTGACTTTTACCACCCCATTCTCCACCAGAATACCCACTGTCAGAGGGACCACTATTACCCATTACTGTTTTTCTTCCAGGTGAGACACATCCTGTGTGAAAAGCATGGAAAGGTCATGGAAGCCATGGAGAAGCTCAAATCCGGAGTGAGATTCAGCGAAGTGGCCACCCAATACAGTGAGGACAAGGCCAGGCAAGGGGTAAGTCGCGGCTTGAGGATGTAAACTATTATTAAAGTGAATCTGTCTTTTACTGTAGATCACCAAATATAATCTTTGTTTATTTATGCTTTTCGTACTCTTATCTAAAGTCCATACCTAGTTAATGATTCCCTGTTTCTGATGTCTTTTCCAGGGAGACTTGGGCTGGATGACCAGAGGCTCGATGGTGGGACCTTTCCAGGAGGCAGCCTTTGCTCTGCCTGTGAGCACCATGGACAAACCCGTCTACACCGATCCCCCCGTGAAGACCAAATTTGGTTATCACATCATTCTGGTGGAAGGAAGGAAATGAGAGAACGTCGTCAATAAGAGATGACTGAATGCTGCAATCATTCTATACAGCAACGTTCCCAGCAGATGAAAAGGACAACTTTTgtgctctttttattttattttatattcttaaTTTCCTAAAAGTCAGCGCTGAACTCCCAGGATGAGTGAAAATCATCTAAATCCATTCATCATGTGTATTCTTCATGATTCTccgtgtgctttgtgtatttctttcagatctgtgcatgaatccagtgtgagactttttctccttgtaataaagaccgctcactgctgctctctctccttgtgcagggtgactggtcttggctCCATCCCTCCTGTAGTTGGAGGTAGGTGtcgcctgctgggcccctcccacaactctgctctcaccttgtgcagggtgactggtcttggctCCACCCCTCCTGTAGTTGGAGGTAGGTGtcgcctgctgggcccctcccacagctctgctctctcaccttgtgcagggtgactggtcttggctCCACCCCTCCTGTAGTTGGAGGTAGGTGtcgcctgctgggcccctcccacagctctgctctctcaccttgtgcagggtgactggtcttggctCCACCCCTCCTGTAGTTGGAGGTAGGTGtcgcctgctgggcccctcccacagctctgctctttccTTCTGCATGGTAAATGGTCTGGGCTCAGCCCTCTCCTGTAGTTTCCTGCAGAGGGTGGAGCCTGCTAGGCCCCTCCTCATAGCTCGGCTCTCTTCTTGTGCACGGTGACTGGTCTGGGCTCCTCCCCTCCTGTAGTTTGAGGTAGGTgtggcctgctgggcccctcccacagctctgctctctttctGCACAGTGACTGGTCTTAGCTCCGCCCTCTCCTGTAGTTTCTTGTGAATGGAACCTGCTGGGCACTTCCCATAGCTCTGTTCTCTCCTTGTGCACGGTGATTGGTctgagctcctccccctcctgtagtttcctgTAGAGGATGgagcctgctggcccctcccatagCTCTGCTCTCTCGCCTTGTGCACAGAGACTGGTCtgggctctgccccctcctgtagtttcctgTAGACTGTAGAGGGTGGATCCTGCTGCACCCCtctcacagctctgctctctctttccttgtgcagggtgactggtcctgactccgccccctcctgtattttttttttttttgcaggtatggGGTGGAACCTGCTACATCTCTGCTCTTTGCAAAGGCTTATGCAGCACAgtaatgatgtcactgctacttttacaatgTAGAATCTGGGTCTGTGAAGGCATTTCATACACACAGAGTGGATTTACCGGTATAACCTTTGTGGCTATTAAAGAATATATTTAAATGAGAACATTTTTATgtgcagagttcagctttaaccacttgacgtaGAGCTTTGCCTAGAGTGGCCTTCTCTCATTCCACATCCCCCCAGTggtgtcatcactgggtctctatGCAATACAGGCAGTTAATCGGAGGGGTTGGCAGGGTGCTCAGTACTCCCCTCAGTGAGCCCTAATACAAGCAGTGGgtgggctcttgggaggagttatgtaaATCTCAAAATGCCCTGATGGGTGGTcctcagtctggaggagtgggcattccagggcaggctgcatttgcatGTAGATCACCCACATGAGATGCCAAGCCTCCGAATGAAAAGGGGTGGGTCAGTCAGACTTGGGAGGAAAGCCAGACAcaagggtgctcaacctgtgaccctccagctgttgcagagctacaactcccatcatgcctctgcacgtgggagtcatgcttgtcttTGTCAGCAGCTTGcagtgcatcatgggacttgttcCGCAACATCTagtccagggatcctcaaactacggccctccagctgttgtagaactacacatcccatgaggcattgtaacacacggacattcacagacatgactaggcatgataggaattgtagttcctgaacaactggagggccgtagtttgaagacccatgatctagagcactggttgagcacccatgaattagagcaggggtaggcaacctcggccctccagctgttttgtaactacaagtcccatggacaatcacaggcatgactcctagaggcaggggcatgatgggatttgtagtttcaccacagctggaggagcCGAGGTTGCCTGCCCCTGCATTAGAGGATACTATCTTCTCTCCACCAAGATAATGAGGCTGGCTCTACCTGACGTGCTGCAGTTTCTAATGCACAATGTGAAAAGCTCACAGTATGCAGTGAAAGCAGTTGCTTTACTGGAGAGGAGcctgggaagaagatggaggtcAGATTTAAAGATAATCTAAGTGGAGGTGGGCTTTATTCCAAATTAAAAAGTATCATATGAATTGCATTAAGAATCAGTGAGGGAAGACTGCTGTGTtgctattagggttgtcccgataccgatactagtaccaagcatttgcccgagtacttacttgtactcgggcaaatgctcccgatgctttacccgatacttgtactgtcaggggtgatcagtgcatggggaagttacaggcaccaatcaccgctatatagtgtattcccgccgtgtatttcTCCGTGTATTTCTCCGtgtattcctctgtgtattccttcGTGTagcccgccgtgtttctctccccttccgtgctcctcttccaccccctggaattgtcaggatggagagcggggtaggagctggtaaatccggctccttactgctccgaatggacagagtcagtgatcactgactcggtccattcacataactgaaacatcgtaacctgtgattacaatgtttcagtttatgaatgaagagaagacgctgtcttcactccattcattttcagcgcagctgatgctgctgagaaagggacaggggaacatgtgtccctagtccctttctctgtctcaaaggggacatGTCAGAggtctgatatctcaccaaagccccccaacagggcagaaaaaaaaaaaagaataaaaaaattattgtagaaaataataaaaaaataaaagaaaaaacacactgacaccgtcaACCCccccacccttaaaaaaaaaagaaagcattataaataaaaaaatattataaaaaattaaaaacaaattgttaaagataagaaaaaaaaaaaaaactactgacacatgtgcttctgtcacatgagattaaaaaaaagtatcggtattcggtatcggcgagtacttggaaaaaaagtatcggtacttgtactcggtcttaaaaaagtggtaaccATAGTTGCTATAGATTTATTTATAacaggatgatgggggggggggggttgttgtgtTGTCACAGAAGTCCGGTCGGAGAATCACTGCACAGGCTGTTAGTCTTGGCTGCATTCTCCCAGCACTGTGATTGACAATGGGAATGGTTCAGGAATGTCATCAACATACTTTTAAGAGAAATGCTACCACCATGTGGTCACTTTTCAGTACTGCACGTCCCTGCCAATATATGTGCTGCTCTCATCCAtttctacattattttttttgaccacttcagccccggaaggatttgcccccttaatgaccgagccattttttttgtgattcggcactgcgtcgctctaactgaaaattgtgcggtcgtgcgacgctgtacccaaacaaaattgatgtcctttttttttacccacaaatggagctttcttttggtggtattttatcacctctgcggtttttaatttttatgcTATAAACAGAAAATGTTGAGGGggggaaaggatttttttttttttaaataaatatttatttatttttttgctacaatacatatccaaaaaaatataaaaaacaaattcattcatcaggttaggccgatatgtattcttctacatagtatgggttaaaaaaaatcaccataagcgtatattgattggtttgcgcaaaagttataggcccggattcacaaagcacttacgccgacgtatctcgagatacgccgcgcaagtgtaaatgtgcgccgtcgtatctgtgcgctgtgcccacaaaactagatacgcctgaaaataggcttcctacggccgacgtaactttcctacgccggcgtatcgtgggcgcatatttacgctggccgcaagtggcgctcccattgattttctaggcacatatgcaaatgagggagatgtgccgattcacgaacgtatttgcgcccggcgcataatatgcgcggtttacgtaagtcgtacgcccaacgtaaagttattccccatctatgaggcgcaagtcatgcaaaggtatggaccagggaacgcaagccgtcgtatcttttttcgtttacgtagtacgtgaatatcactaggcgtaggttacgttcaagtcgttggcagtgattcgacgtatcttaggcagttgtttcaacgtgattctgagcatgcgcactgtgatgcggccatgggacggcgcatgcgccgttcattttaagtacttctatggcgcttggctcatcatttgcatggggtcacgcctcattagcatggctcacgcccacttccacctacgctggattacgccgaggaaacccagcgtatctttaagagcgagtgggaggaagtgctttgtgaatccagtgcttgcctctgcgcgctgcgccggcgtagcgtaaaagagatacgctacactggcataaatatgcgccaatgtatgtgaatctgggccataatgtctacaaaataggtaatagatttttgccattttgtattttttttttttttttttactagtaatggcgacgatctgtgatttttagcgggactgctacattgcagcggacactggacactttttttttttttaacacctttgacacttttttgggaccattgacatttatacagcgatcagagctaaaaatagccactgattactgtataaatgtcactggcagggaaggggttaacactatggggcgatcaaggggttaaatgtgttccctcactgtgttctaactgtgggggggatgggctgcctgggacatgacagagatcactgggaacagtagaccTCTGACACatgcccctgtcagaatgggggaaatgcct is from Rana temporaria chromosome 9, aRanTem1.1, whole genome shotgun sequence and encodes:
- the PIN4 gene encoding peptidyl-prolyl cis-trans isomerase NIMA-interacting 4 codes for the protein MPPKGKGGKGGKGGGGGGGASGGEAADKKTATPKGGTAVKVRHILCEKHGKVMEAMEKLKSGVRFSEVATQYSEDKARQGGDLGWMTRGSMVGPFQEAAFALPVSTMDKPVYTDPPVKTKFGYHIILVEGRK